From a single Pelodiscus sinensis isolate JC-2024 chromosome 4, ASM4963464v1, whole genome shotgun sequence genomic region:
- the SOCS4 gene encoding suppressor of cytokine signaling 4, whose translation MAENKESNSKNIDVRPKTTRSRSADRKDGYVWSGKKLSWSKKNENCSDGEAASSVGKPATGLRSQERKHSCSAIELDLDRSCGHRFLGRSLKQKLQDAVGQCFPIRNCSSRHSSVLPSKRKIHISELMLDKCPFPPRSELAFRWHLIKRHTAPISQKAEDWIIADLSQSEERDDQLRDGESIDGGGNAFSQPCDITDSNSCKCDPRTESVMSKVLMNNKEESDMDSDDEVITLCTSSRKRNKPKWETDDELLQMETPPKYHTQIDYVHCLVPDLLRINNNPCYWGVMDKYAAEALLEGKPEGTFLLRDSAQEDYLFSVSFRRYSRSLHARIEQWNHNFSFDAHDPCVFHSPDITGLLEHYKDPSSCMFFEPLLSTPLNRTFPFSLQHLCRTVICNSTTYDGIDALPIPPSVKLYLKEYHYKSKVRVLRIDVPEQRN comes from the coding sequence ATGGCAGAAAATAAAGAAAGTAATAGTAAAAATATAGATGTAAGACCTAAAACCACCCGTAGTAGAAGTGCGGACAGAAAGGATGGTTACGTTTGGAGTGGAAAGAAGCTCTCATGGTCAAAGAAGAATGAGAATTGTTCTGATGGTGAAGCAGCAAGTAGTGTAGGAAAACCAGCAACTGGTTTAAGGAGCCAAGAGAGGAAGCACAGCTGTTCAGCTATTGAACTGGATTTAGATCGTTCCTGTGGCCACCGATTTTTAGGCCGATCTCTTAAACAGAAATTGCAAGATGCTGTGGGCCAGTGTTTTCCTATAAGAAATTGTAGCAGTCGGCACTCTTCAGTGCTTCCATCAAAAAGAAAAATTCATATCAGTGAATTAATGCTTGATAAGTGTCCTTTCCCACCACGATCAGAACTAGCTTTTCGATGGCATTTAATTAAAAGACACACTGCCCCCATAAGTCAAAAGGCAGAAGATTGGATAATCGCTGATTTATCCCAAAGTGAAGAGAGGGATGATCAGCTGAGAGATGGAGAGAGCATAGATGGGGGAGGAAATGCTTTCTCACAGCCGTGTGACATTACAGATAGCAACTCCTGTAAATGTGATCCTAGGACTGAATCGGTTATGAGTAAGGTGTTAATGAACAATAAAGAGGAGAGTGATATGGACTCTGATGATGAAGTTATAACACTTTGCACAAGTTCTAGAAAGAGGAACAAACCTAAATGGGAAACGGATGATGAGCTGCTGCAGATGGAAACTCCTCCCAAATATCACACCCAGATTGATTATGTCCACTGTCTTGTCCCAGACCTTCTTCGGATCAATAACAATCCGTGCTACTGGGGCGTAATGGACAAATATGCAGCTGAGGCGCTACTAGAAGGAAAGCCAGAAGGAACTTTTTTACTACGTGACTCTGCCCAAGAAGACTATTTGTTTTCTGTTAGTTTTAGACGCTACAGTCGTTCTCTTCATGCAAGAATTGAACAGTGGAATCATAACTTCAGCTTTGATGCTCATGATCCTTGTGTCTTCCATTCTCCTGACATAACTGGTCTCTTAGAGCATTATAAAGACCCAAGCTCTTGTATGTTCTTTGAACCACTTTTATCCACTCCCTTAAACAGGACTTTCCCTTTTTCCCTTCAGCATTTATGCAGAACAGTTATTTGCAACTCTACAACATATGATGGCATTGATGCTCTTCCTATTCCTCCATCTGTCAAGTTATATCTGAAGGAATATCACTATAAATCAAAAGTTAGAGTACTCAGGATCGATGTACCAGAGCAACGGAACTAG